A genomic window from Montipora capricornis isolate CH-2021 chromosome 8, ASM3666992v2, whole genome shotgun sequence includes:
- the LOC138013517 gene encoding neuropeptide FF receptor 2-like, which yields MATSNSSDPEIQCEYHSDTRMEQVFKLTAYFIILFGSLIGNVLVILVVVLNRHMRTVTNYLIVNMAVADLLVTAFNMPVTMKVIATRSMDWSATLCKVIPFTRSLSVASSVFTLAAISIDRFLAIMFPLKRYVTFSIACIMIAVVWIVGIAVSSPIFYAMKIFFDEQAQKSYCLEIWTPVFTENAARDFTIVLFAAFYVLPLLTMSVLYSFLIHNLWVRKVPGVQTQANQRRADRSKKKVLKMLLAVVVVFALSWLPLYITQFLVFFGQETFPCGAPTTLGFLGYFLGYANSAINPAMYAVFNSHFRKGFRDLLLCRCRRNRIVPLVTQREAVGTRGNTALRPARNEILHSYNWAF from the coding sequence ATGGCAACAAGCAATAGCAGTGACCCCGAAATACAATGTGAATATCATAGCGATACACGCATGGAACAAGTTTTCAAGTTAACTGCCTATTTCATCATCCTGTTTGGCTCTCTAATAGGCAATGTGCTGGTCATACTTGTTGTTGTCTTGAACAGACATATGCGAACTGTCACAAACTATCTGATCGTGAACATGGCCGTTGCCGACCTTTTGGTAACAGCTTTTAACATGCCAGTCACAATGAAAGTTATAGCGACTCGCAGCATGGACTGGTCTGCCACTTTGTGCAAGGTCATCCCTTTCACACGGTCACTGTCTGTAGCAAGCTCAGTTTTTACTTTGGCAGCTATCTCTATTGACCGTTTTCTAGCTATCATGTTCCCCCTCAAGCGGTACGTGACATTTTCCATAGCATGTATCATGATTGCAGTGGTGTGGATAGTTGGAATCGCCGTCAGCTCTCCGATCTTTTACGCCATGAAAATCTTTTTCGACGAACAAGCCCAAAAAAGTTATTGCTTGGAGATATGGACTCCGGTCTTCACAGAAAATGCGGCCAGAGACTTCACAATCGTTCTTTTCGCAGCTTTTTATGTTCTTCCCCTTTTAACTATGTCCGTCTTGTACAGTTTCCTTATTCACAATCTTTGGGTCAGAAAAGTCCCTGGAGTTCAAACGCAAGCAAATCAACGTCGCGCTGACAGGTCCAAGAAAAAGGTTCTGAAGATGCTACTCGCAGTTGTAGTGGTTTTTGCACTGTCCTGGCTGCCACTTTACATCACGCAGTTTCTCGTATTCTTTGGCCAAGAAACGTTTCCATGTGGTGCCCCGACCACTTTGGGTTTCCTGGGATACTTTCTTGGCTATGCAAATAGCGCCATCAATCCGGCCATGTATGCTGTATTTAACAGTCACTTTCGCAAAGGCTTCAGAGACCTGTTGCTTTGTCGCTGTCGTCGAAACAGAATTGTTCCGCTAGTAACTCAACGTGAAGCAGTTGGTACCCGCGGCAACACCGCTCTTAGGCCtgcccggaatgaaattttacacagctacaattgggcattctaa